The following coding sequences lie in one Lacerta agilis isolate rLacAgi1 chromosome 4, rLacAgi1.pri, whole genome shotgun sequence genomic window:
- the SLC5A3 gene encoding sodium/myo-inositol cotransporter, whose amino-acid sequence MRAALEPADIAIVALYFVLVLCIGFFAMWKYNRSTISGYFLAGRSMTWMAIGASLFVSNIGSEHFIGLAGSGAASGFAVGAWELNALLLLQLLGWIFVPVYIHSGIYTMPGYLSKRFGGHRIQVYFALLSLILYIFTKLSVDLYSGALFIQESLGWNIYLSVILLIGLTALLTVTGGLVAVIYTDTIQALLMIIGALTLMIISMVEVGGFEEMKRKYMLAKPNVTSILLTYNLSNTNSCHVDPKPDSLRMLREPTDEDVPWPGFLFGQTPASVWYWCADQVIVQRVLAAKNIAHAKGSTLMAGFLKLLPMFLIVIPGMISRILFADDIACINPEHCMQVCGSRAGCSNIAYPRLVMKLVPVGLRGLMMAVMIAALMSDLDSIFNSASTIFTLDIYKLLIRKNASSRELMIVGRVFVAFMVAISIAWVPIIVEMQGGQMYLYIQEVADYLTPPVAAIFLLGVFWRRCNEQGAFFGGMVGFALGAVRLILAFVYRVPECDQPDTRPYFIKSIHYMYVATALFWITGIIAIVVSLLTPPPSKEQIRTTTFWSMKNRTVKESTSAGSSFKAQEKTVLKYSDTSNHITSNGKSEENIKNDQPENVNLLITCRDESNPVISLSNSEVETPVDSYSNGQAALMGKEKTGEETESSDKPWKFIDWFCGFKSKNINSPVKDKGEEEAICLQMLEETPKVKLILNSGLFCVCSVGIFMFVYFSI is encoded by the coding sequence ATGAGGGCGGCTTTGGAACCAGCAGACATTGCCATTGTGGCACTGTATTTTGTGCTTGTGCTGTGCATAGGCTTTTTTGCCATGTGGAAATACAATCGAAGCACTATAAGTGGGTACTTCCTGGCAGGGCGATCTATGACATGGATGGCAATTGGTGCTTCCTTGTTTGTGAGCAACATTGGGAGTGAACACTTCATTGGGCTTGCAGGATCTGGAGCAGCAAGTGGATTTGCCGTGGGGGCATGGGAACTCAATGCCTTATTGCTTTTGCAACTCTTAGGATGGATCTTTGTTCCGGTTTACATACATTCTGGAATATACACCATGCCTGGATACTTATCCAAACGTTTTGGAGGGCATAGAATTCAAGTATACTTTGCCTTGTTGTCTCTGATTCTGTATATCTTCACCAAACTTTCAGTGGATTTGTATTCAGGTGCACTGTTTATTCAAGAATCACTAGGCTGGAATATTTATTTGTCGGTAATACTGCTGATTGGACTGACCGCACTGCTGACTGTGACTGGGGGTCTTGTGGCAGTTATCTACACAGACACTATTCAAGCTTTGCTTATGATTATTGGTGCCCTCACCCTTATGATTATAAGTATGGTAGAAGTTGGTGGATTTGAAGAGATGAAAAGAAAGTACATGTTGGCAAAACCAAATGTTACATCAATCTTGTTGACTTACAACCTTTCCAATACAAATTCCTGTCATGTTGATCCAAAGCCTGATTCACTCAGAATGTTACGTGAACCAACAGATGAAGATGTTCCCTGGCCTGGTTTCCTTTTTGGACAGACACCAGCTTCTGTTTGGTACTGGTGTGCAGACCAAGTCATCGTTCAGAGGGTTTTAGCAGCAAAAAACATTGCTCATGCCAAAGGATCCACCCTAATGGCAGGTTTCTTAAAGCTTCTGCCTATGTTCCTTATAGTTATTCCAGGTATGATTTCACGAATACTGTTTGCAGATGATATTGCATGTATCAATCCAGAACATTGTATGCAAGTTTGTGGAAGCAGAGCTGGATGTTCTAACATTGCCTATCCACGTTTGGTAATGAAACTTGTTCCTGTTGGCCTGCGAGGCCTCATGATGGCTGTAATGATTGCTGCACTGATGAGTGATTTGGATTCTATCTTTAATAGTGCCAGTACCATATTCACACTTGATATCTACAAGCTCCTCATACGGAAGAATGCATCGTCTAGAGAACTGATGATTGTTGGAAGAGTTTTTGTTGCTTTCATGGTGGCAATAAGCATTGCCTGGGTCCCAATTATAGTGGAAATGCAAGGAGGTCAGATGTATCTCTATATACAAGAGGTAGCAGACTATCTGACTCCACCAGTGGCTGCTATTTTTCTCTTGGGTGTATTTTGGAGGCGTTGCAATGAGCAGGGGGCCTTCTTTGGTGGAATGGTTGGATTTGCATTGGGAGCTGTACGACTTATACTGGCATTTGTCTATCGTGTTCCTGAGTGTGACCAGCCAGACACAAGACCATACTTTATCAAAAGTATCCATTACATGTATGTTGCTACTGCACTGTTTTGGATCACTGGAATTATTGCTATAGTAGTAAGCTTGCTTACACCACCACCTTCAAAAGAACAAATTCGGACAACAACATTTTGGTCTATGAAAAACAGGACCGTAAAGGAAAGCACTTCAGCAGGCAGTTCATTCAAAGCACAAGAGAAGACCGTCTTAAAATACAGCGACACTTCCAATCATATCACTTCAAATGGGAAATctgaagaaaatattaaaaatgatcAGCCTGAAAATGTCAATCTCTTAATTACTTGCAGAGATGAGAGCAATCCAGTGATATCTTTAAGCAActctgaagttgagactccagttgATAGTTATTCTAATGGACAGGCAGCTCTTATGGGTAAAGAGAAGACAGGAGAAGAGACTGAAAGTAGTGACAAACCCTGGAAATTCATAGATTGGTTCTGtggctttaaaagcaaaaacattaaCAGTCCAGTCAAAGATAAGGGGGAAGAAGAGGCTATTTGTCTACAAATGCTGGAAGAGACTCCAAAAGTTAAATTAATACTAAACAGTggactattttgtgtgtgttcagttgGAATATTCATGTTTGTTTATTTCTCTATATGA